In the genome of Daucus carota subsp. sativus chromosome 9, DH1 v3.0, whole genome shotgun sequence, the window ATGTTAAAGGACGGTCAGGAGACATTAATTCACCTTTAGCACTATAATTGGGAAAATTAAGCTTAGCATTTCGACCTCTTAACCTAAATGCCGCATGATCAAACGCCAAAGCAGCTTCCTCTTCCGTGTCAAAGTTGCCAATAGAGACACCACGAATCTTGGCTTCCCATCCCCCAAAGGAATCCTTACTCACTCCCATATATCGGCATACTGATTTGACATATACCACTTCGTACAAAGCTCTAATCATACTAGTCACAGAATCATCCATGGCTTCCGATGATTTGACGGATGAGATTGATTCAACCAATCAGATCATCCACACAACTCTCTACTCAACTAATTGTTTGATCGAATGGATCGATtagatttttaagaaaatggATCAAAATTCAAGTTCTTCAACAAAATCTCAAAGGGCACCTGTTGAAGTGTATCAGGTTAAGAGCatgttattatttatatgatatatgatgTGCTTACTCACATTTAGAAAAAccattacttattttttataagtaaCCCCGAAcaattacctatttaatatttatgaataaaataatcctctctctctttctttctttgtctattctctccttttccccttctctccctcaaatttattatcaaaataattttaagagaaCAAATATAAGGATTACTATTAGGGTTGAtactaaaaatagattacctaaatccCCTTCTCTCCctcaaatttattatcaaaataattttaagagaaCAAATATAAGGATTACTATTAGGGTTGAtactaaaaatagattacctaaatcattAAGAAACACTaacactcattattttatattatttataaatcaataagAAACACTaacactcattattttatattatttataaataataatgagataggtaacctattggactcgCTCTACTACCCAAAACTAGGGATTCGCAAACCGACCCCACCTAGTATCTGCAACCAGCGCAAGAAGCGCAAATATTATGCTGAAATATTACAGCaccaatcataattttttttctaattataaataatatttttaattatttgatttatatacaatttattatttataagtaatttcaaatataattattaattaataattaaaatatttcaaatttaaacatCTTTAGCATTATTGTTATGCTTATAAATCATATTATAGAAAATAGTGtccttttatttataaaaataattattcaacCTTTTAATTATAATGATTATGTTGATAATATGCATATTTCCACGTGTTTACAAATACTTTAAAACAAAAGTtcgataaaaatatatttatccaaaTTTAGAttcaatactccaatattttgtgaatttcattaaattcgaacctaaatttaataaagtcaaaataatatatatttatataaatattacctATATTGTATGTATAGTGCATATcgttaacaaaaaataatatatgtatgcttaaatattttaattaaaatacaaaaaactaaaacttttatttttaacatttttttataattaactaatttttgaCAACCCGATCTTTAACCGATTTTTGGAGAAAAATGAATTTCAACTCGTTTAACGCTTAATTGAGATAGAATCTGTTCGAGCATCAGTCAATTGGTAATTAACCGTCGATTTTTTAAACACCGAGCATTtcacattattaatttaaaataataaatagacgCAAGCATGGACAGGGAGTACTTGCTGTAAACTTCTTCGTCGCTGCGGACAAATGCTCGGGCATGAGATGAGAGAATGACTGAACAGTCCGAAGAAACCTCGTTACGGTTATAGACTTATTAAAGTTAAACAGATGAACTTCTGAACCTTTTAACAAATACCACTTTCTAAACGAACCGAAATCAATCTTTGCAAGTCTGAACATATAAAGTGAAACTACTATGGAGTCTGAATCTAGATATACAAATACTATGAATATTCTTTATTAATTACTCCccttttttttatctatttccGATTAATATATCGAGACTGtttataacatgagacaaataattaatttacgttTAACTTATAACATGAGACGGGGAGCAGTGTGTATGATGCAATCATCCAAAAGACCAAAAAGAAAACTGACGATTTGGCATTGCTGTgccccttttttttttcctacaaACAAAGGCATTGCTGTGTCCTTACTTGAATAAACTGATGAACCTTTTCAATATGTCTGATCTTATTATGAAGAATGAACCATTTGAAATCATGTGAATGCAAAAGTTGTTTCAATAAACAACTTTTTATTAGAAATAGGGAGGTATTCTGCAAAAGCATCTTTCTGCtgatagttaaaataattaaatcatttttaacccttcccaacttttaacttataatcGTAGTATCAAtacattttttcttaaaaaatatgtaaaatcttTAGACAATCTTTTTATCGGTTATATATGTTGAaaaagtttttaaataaaatcttatattatttatgatcatatcaatataatatttttataataacatGAAAAGCTAACTTTCAAAAATAACCAACAATAACATCTGATCCAATTTGTTGCGCACTTTAGAGATCACAAAATGTTGTATTCGATTGGAATGGATAAATGTAAAAATAgtgaaacaaaatttaaatttgaattatttatttaaaaaaattacttctTTTACCATTCCaattagggttaaaaatggggcgggttcggggcggggacttcatttcccagccccgccccatatatatttttcctaccccgtccccgccccattccccgcggggatttatttttaatccccatccccgccccatcggggatttaatataatatcgCCCCGCCTCGCCCCGCTgctataatattacactttatataattactttaatatttagtaattttttttcagattttaataaaaaaataccagacatgaatattaaaagcaaaaaattaaatataatagaaatcaaagagacatgttatacattgtatATTATActtttgtgtattataaaataataatattaaatataatgaatatatcatattaaatataattatttatttatattaaatatatgcggggcggggaatccccgcggggattcaacaaataccatacttgccccatattttggcggggcaaaaaatcattccccgtcgctaccccattccccatattagcggggcggatCTGCCCCATTCGGGACAGGTCGGggcgggttccccattttctccaccccatttttaaccctaattCCAATCCTTATCCCTATATTTAAAGGTGACACCTCCTGTTTAAGAATGAATGGTCCAATCTCTATTACTGTATAGCGattctcattaaaataattttattttcactcaCTCTTAGCAAAACTTTTCTCATACTTTTAGTGGTTCTATTTTATTGTAGCGAATAAAATGGAATACAATGAATTAAGCAAATACGAGAAAATATAAGAGGTAGGGGAGTTTTTAAACAAAAGAAATGAATAGTACAAAAATGTTATGAAATTTGAGagcaaatcaatatacttatatgaaGGAGAATCATGGGGCGTTTAGGTGGCGACTCTGAAAGagctccattctatttttctaattttctggaatttttggatgaaaaagtatcaaaaataaaaattgccttttttagtttcggatatattggaagaaagtttcagacctacctttttcaaaatctaaatctaataccataatgagttacactatgctagatgttttgaatgacgatagagatgattggctaataagagtaagagtttgtcggatgtggtagtcgacaaattcaaacacgggagaacaatatagtcttgacatgatattgatagatgaaAAAGTTAATAGATTAACTGtgagtgatatatgtttgttctttatttttttataatatttgttttgttcatcggatatgtttgttattgttaatttttatatggtttactttgtatacatgaaaagatTATTCATGCAATACTTTCACAATATCTGTTTGTTCGGTTCAAGCACCTTTTAAGTGAAACtgtatatacaatataaataaaggttgttgcaagggtagttatagaccgagATCTTATGgatttaaattgatgtttttgcagacaatcaatccaaaaaaggAAGGAATCACTAATAAACCCGTGCATGGATTGGAGTTCATGTGTCCCGAAATGATTCATGTTCGTACAACTAGAACATAATGTTTATCCCTATTAAAATTAGGGATGGTTTCAAAGTTTTATCTCAATATCTTTTAACTTTTACGCACCTATGTTAAACACAatcaaaattaagatttgttgtGCTTtgaatcgttaattacatgcaaatttttattttcattttttcactcatgaattatagtccgattttgtaattttatatattaatattggtattgcatcgagatgtttaaaatataaaattattttattctattaatattaattttgaatcattaatataatttttataagctgccgcaaatttattttatattataaatatttatattaaatcattaatataatttttataatccgCTATGAGGGAATAACGGATCAAACGTGGAAAGAAATGTAATTTTTGaacaattatttataatatttcaatttcatttcatttttttcaaattcattcaTACCAACTGATAAAGACGAGATTTCTTATAATCAAAGAAATATGATCGTGTATACTTCTACAGTTCTATTTGCATAATCTGATGAACCTTTTAAACCTtctcttttttgtttttggatGAACCTTTCAGAACAATTTCAAACCCTCACCCCAACTACTTTGTTATCGGAGACTAGAAAGGGACAGACAAATagtacaatattttatttttttctgcgTGTTTAAATCCCCATTCCCCTGCCTCTATCCGTATATATTCTAGCAAGGAGAGCTCAAAACTTCAAATTAACTCTCATTCTATTTTTCCTCTTCATTCAATAAATATTCAGATGTCTTCTCCAGCTCCACAATTCATTTTCAGCAACTATTCTACGCAACTTAATGTTGCATTCATCAACATAACACCCTCACAAGCACGCGAAAATGGCAACCATGCTATTGTTGGCATTTTCGGAATAGCTCTTTCAGTCCTCCTCACAGCCTTGCAACTCAAGTACCAAGCAGGAACCGATTCTGCATTCCAGGATCACCCTATAGCGATGGCGATCGCTATAGCCAgtttccttcttttctgcttggTATGCGACTTGGAACAATACTTTGGCTCCACTCGTCGTAACTCAGCTTTTGCAATAGTATTGCATCACTTGCTCAGATTGCTTGGTTTCCTTTCACTAGCATCGTTGGCCTCTGTCATTTTCTCGACATCCACAAGCTCGACTTCGTCACTCATTTTTTATCTGATTTTCTTATGCTTTTTTGCAGTAAGGTCAGGTTTGCACTGGATTCAGAATAGAAAGTTAGATAGAAACAGAGGAGCCTGCAATTTTCACAATTTatgttgaaatataacataaaatccATTTGGGAccttcctctaacaccttaaagtTTTAGATGGACTGTTTCTCAACATGGTCGTGATCCACTTGCACCCCCACATTTTGTTTATAGTGACTAATTTGTGTACCGTAGAGCTTCTGTGAATGTTCTTTAGTCACATCTACTACGCATGAATCGGACCATGGAAGCACTGAATTTGGGATCAGAAGAATGGATGATTGAATGGTGTTTGAATAgttgtaaaataaattgaagCATAACAGAGTTGTTCTTTCGCCATGAGCAGGAGTTCAAAATTGTTATTTGAGGCTTTACTATTACCCTAATTCTCTTATGTTTATGTGGAAGAGTTAAATGTAGAAATCTGAACCTGTATTTTGTGTCTCTGGCCGTACACAAActatataaacaataaatttcTAGATTCGTTCCTAAACTTAAAcatgattatttataataatatatatgacaaaattatagaaaaaatgCTTGATATACATAactatgtacaaaattttgaacatgtggtgggttttaattggaatgaccGCATGGATTTACATTAACCATCCCAATCAAAACTCACCACCCCACCACATCAACTATCAACTGTCACatcatcattatgtacaaattttccgTACACAACTATGTGCACGTAACACTACTCAAATAATCAATAAGGTGTTCCTATCTCAGCACCCGACAACTGATCCTTTGAACTTTGAACCTTTTAAGTCCATGAATCGAACCGTATCGAATCACATGTGCTCATCCTTAGTGGCTATTCAAAGTTTTTATATTCGTCATTTGAAGTCTTGAACCTTTTAAGCAAGACATGTTGCTTTTTGAACACCAGAACACCTTTTGTTGGTGTTAAGGTGTAGTGAATCTTTTCCATCAAAATTTTGACCTGTTCTGTATCACTGTATGACATAAAAATTAAGGTCTTTGAACTGTTTTCTTTTAATAAAGCTCCTTTATTTGTTGTTTTGTCTTCCGAGAAAAAGAGTCACCTTAGGTCATGCATGACCTCCGGTAGAACTTTTCCTTTAGAAAAATCCCTAATCAGGACAAATTGgattataaatatttgaatatgaGGATTGTCAATTTTTACTCTGTGTTAAATacttgataaataaataattttgatgatatttaggtactgtttggaaacatggatttcatttgaaatgtaggatttcaaatccagaatttgaaatccagaatttgaaatccaaatccattgTTTGGGAATATTAGAATTTCAAATCCTGgatttgaaatccaaatccactgTTTGGGATATCTTAGTATTTCAAAAGctgaatttgaaatttaaacaaatttttacgtAAAAACTTAATCATAACTCCAAATTTAATCACAAATGCgtacttgaatatttatctaaataatattttgaagttGGCGATACATGAAGATAGATATTTAATCTCattcaaaattacaaataaagtctaagataaaattcaaacaaaaatacaaaaacttcACAGAGACATGTATAATTGATCAAACAAAAATACCAAATTCAAGAATCTCAACCTTAACACAAAAATGCTAATCAAGCACTGATAACTATACTGCAGAAACCTGAAATTATATCTGAAATGCTAGCACAATCCGGCGTTACTCACACTACACGCTAGCACAATGGCTTGTTCACCAAATCTCCGGCATTACTCACACTACACGCTAGCACAATGGCTTGTTCACCAAATCTCCGGCATTACTCACACTACACGCTAGCACAATCCCGTTCCCAAAATAGCCCTTCGGCAAGGGAGGATTCACCAATCTTGATCTTCCGTCAACAACAAATAATAGCTTGAGTTGTTGGTCTGGTTTCATCTGAAGAGCTTCAGTTCTTGCCCGCCACACCAAGGCCGTGAGGGCCACAAATGTGGAGCAGTTCTTGATGGTCCCGTCTTCCATGATCAACTTCTTTAACCTCATTAGCTTCTCTTGATCGAAGTTGAATGCTTTGTAAACCATCTCAGATTCTCTTATAACAAGTCCAACACCTTCTGTGTTCTTCTTGTCACCATCAGGCTTAAAACAATACACTGTCTGAATTATTGAAGCAATATTCTGATCGAGATTCGACAAGTAATAGTATTCTGGAATGTGCATAAAGACTTTAGCATGAGGAAAAAGACTGAGAAAGCAGAAAGATTAAAACATGGAGCAAGTATAGGAGTTTCCATCTTTCATAAATTTCCAAGATTTTGATAAAAACAAAAACCCAATAAACAGTTTCGAATTACAAgttaatatcacaatcaaaattcaGAAAAGATTCTACCTTATCTTTGAACAAAAAAGTATACCTGAATCAGATGATGACTTCCCAGCAGAAGAGGCCAGTAACATTCTGATTCAAGTGTTTAGGATCAAGTACACCAGACCCTCACACTTTAGATTATGAGCTGTATGTATGTAAATAAATAGAAAGAATGCTGGCATTTCTCAATCAAATGAATCCATTATAAATGCAAGCGAAAATCGTGCTGCACTTTAACATGACAACCCACAGAACCACAtagaaaaaatgtataaaagtCATAGAACTCCAGTCCCTCCTACTAGATATTCTTCAAACATTGTTTTGGCAAGTTGATCTCTAAATTCAGTCCACTCATTGGTAGATCGAGCAGTTGAGATGAAATCCTCTTCTTTATCTTCCACATCAATTGCTTCCATAGCTTCTAGCTCTTCTTCAACCTCTTGCATATATGTTGTTTCTTCCATGTTTTCACAGATTATAtacacaaatttaaaattttaaaatgagagCAGAAATTTAAAATGACAACTACACAGATTATATACACAAAGTTAAACCCTAATCACAAAAATGAGAGCAGTGAAATCATAAATCATAGGCAGACACATAGGCAGACttctaaaaattattcaatTCACTTTCACAggttttttattaaatcataaatctTTAAGCACAAAGTCGCAACAGAAATACCACAGGTCTcaacatattatttataatataagtcTAAATTATATACTTAGAAAAAACTTCAAATTCAGGAAGAAGGTTACAAAACGACCTAATTATACAGTTCTAGATTTAGAATTCAAAACATCTGCATATAATACAGGCATCTGATGGGCGAAGCCCTGGGGTCTTTGCCAGCCAAGGATCTTAAAGGCCTGGAAACTAAACTACAGAATGGACTTTGCAGAGTCCGCTCCAAAAAGGTCCTTATACATTCATAGAATATGCTGATTATTTCCTAATAAGAATTACTTGTTGAAGTACTGATTCAGAATATATAAACTGCAAAATGAACTTCTATTTGCTGAAATCGAATTCATGCGGAAGAGGGTTAGTGCTCAtttaattagtatatatttcTCTATATTATTCCTTCATTTATTTCCAAAGTGCTCTTTATTTATGAGACTAAAGGTAAGGTTTGCGTGTACTGAGACTCCTTGGATTGTAACTAGTTCTATAGCTCAAATTCCTAATTAAACTGACCAAAAGCACAACTTTCATGTTTCTAGATTTGCCAGTATTGGATTGTATTCGAAACGGAAGGGTCTTTGGAATGGCAGGACTGGAAGGAAGATGTAATTGCTCTGGAGATGCGAAGCTTTAGTCGTTTTGCCATTACGCAAACACTTAAGCTAGCAGTGAAATGATAATTGAGAGGGGTCTATATAACATGGAGAGATGGACGTATTTATGTGAATACAGTGTATGTTACAGTAGCAGATAGTCTGAGCGAAATGTGTACAAATCGGAAATGTGTACCCGAAATATTATATCGAGGCACGCACCTAGTGAGTAGGCTATAATTGAGAATCATTACTCCtcaactaattcaaatttttacaatatataacACCCAAACCTGATTTTACCTCGTCTACTGTATAGGCAACAGATTAGGTCTTTGTGATAGAATTCAAATCACCTGCCATCTAGCAGTTCTGgacaatatacatatacacacagatTATATACAGAAGGTTAAACCCTAATTACAAAAATCAGAGCACTGAAATCAATTACacgcacatatatacatataaatatcaaattaagcAACAAATTGATAACAATATAATCCAATACTGGCAAGAGAGACAAGGAGAAAGAGAGATACAGAGAGGGCGAtaggaagagagagagagggggagagagagggagagagagagaggcagaAAGGGAGCGAGAGGGagcgagagggagagggagagggagagagagaggtggaGAGAGGGAGAATTGCACCTTCGGAGACGGAAGGATGGCCGGAGCGAGCAGCAGCGTGAAAGCAGGGGAGAAGAGGAGCGAGCAGCAGAGTGGATCGGGAAGGAGGAGCTGGAGTGTGCgtttagtttttttatttcaaatgacatgttttGGAATGGCATTTCAAATTATTCTATTTTGACTTGTGTTTAAGTTTGGATGGAATTGAACAAATCCAAAttctgaatttttaaaatttgccaAACAAGAGATTTGCACAAATCTTGGATTTGAAATCAAATCCATGTTACCAAACAGGGCATTAAGTTATTCGGACTTGGTTAAAAGTGTTCAACGTGTCTGAATGTCACTAATAATTTGaagattttacaattttttacatccaaaatatataatagaatatctTTATCAATGTATGCTTAGGGTATTTAGTGTCGGACACGGTACTCAATCCCAAATAAAGAGTCTAGCTAAGACAGGATATTCATATATTTGAGTTGCACCCCTTTTTGGGTTAATTTGTCCTtgagaaataagaaaagaaattcCATGCACATTGTGCAATGTTGCATTATTCTGCATAAATTAGTATGTAGGACAAAGATGTCATGCTGGTGAACCTTTTACATTGCTAGGCCGAAAGGTCGCACTTTAGAACAAGTCCAAATGTTCTGATACTCCTATAAAACTCTATATCAAGAAGAGTTGCAGAATCTCCAAATCAATTTCTTTTGGCTCTGCAAAGCATTATGATCATCAATTTTGGTCATGATGAGGTAACTGCTAATGATGCGGCTACAAGGAACATACTGATTCAGTTCTGGGAAGCAAGCACCGAGGCTACTGAAGGGGGGCGAAGATACTGTGAGCTTACCATACCAGAaaattcatttgaaattcttccATATGAAGTCGGAGGCCTATCATTGTACCGGATGCACTCCATTTCTTGTACTCATAGAATACAacttgatgatgaagaagatgactACATAATACAGAGTAAGCAGCAAGAGGGAGTAATTAGTCGCGTATTCAGGTATAAAAGGCCTGAGATGACTCCTCACATATCTTTTTACTCTTTACATGAATACCCACATAGAGAGTTTGCTTTAAGTTGTGGGATTCAGCCTTCTTTGTGTTTCCCTCTATTTAAAACTGCTGATTGTTCTGGCCACCCCCGGGGTGTTGTTGAACTTGTCTCCACTTGTGAGCAAGACCTTGAAAACTTCAAGCAGTATTTCGAGTCATGCTTCTTTGTACAGGTGTGTGATTCAATCCATTTCCTCCTTTGTGTTTGAAGCAATGTAATATTCTTCATTACATGCCAATTTCATTCTTTACTTGCAGAAAATGAGGATGTATACATCAAGAGACTATATATTATTCaagtttttaagaaaaaatgtaAGTAAGACTTTGACATGAAAAGCTTTTAGTACACTTCAAATATGTTCAGACAATTGTttgactacatatatatactttttgtaTCAGGACCTAAATCCTGCACTCTGGCAAATGGACCATGTCTTGACACTGGTGTGTCAAAAATTCCCTTTGCATCTTGCTCAATTCTGGGTCCTGACCAACCCTAAATTAGGAGCCCTCAGCGTAATGTCTCAGAAAAGTAATCTAGATTCCGAAGAGTTGGCACCCTTGTGTAGGTTCAAAGATGCTTGTTTGCAGACGCACTTGAACATAGGTGAAGGCCTTGTTGGCAAAACATGTCTATTCCGTAAATCCTTTTCTTGCAggaatattaaaaaattcaacATTACTAACTACCCCTTGGCACACTATGCACGAAGCTGTGTATCAATTGCTTGTTTTACAATATTCTTGCGTAGCTTTTTCCCACCATTTGGAGAATGTGTACTAGAGTTCTTTCTGCCTTCTCAAGAACTGTCTAATTATTACCCTCAAACCATGTCGAACTCTCTATTGACAACAGTGAAGGAGCATCTTCCATATTATACATTTGATTTAGGAGAAGAATTGGGAGAAGTGCCAACATTAGAAGTTATCAACTCTTCTTCAACCAGGGAAATATTTAAACGAACACACAAGAATGCTGTTGCAGTAATCAATTGTTAGTCCTTTTacctatttgtttagctcgacATGTTCCAGCCTTCTTCTGTTTTTTATTTGGTAAATATATCAGCCCAACTAATTATTTTGTTGCTTTGCAGTAGATGAATTGGAAGAATCATCTGTTAAGCTGATAGAACCTCAGTCTCTCACTCCCAAACCTAATAGGTCTAAAGAAATTATTGATGAGGCAAACACTATGGAGATCAATCATTTCAGCCTGGAGATTACTCTGGAAGAGGCTATAAGGAACAGAGAATACACTGTGGCTGCTAGAAGAGGTAATACAACCTCAGTTGTGCAGGAAAAACTTCAAAGTGCATACTTTACCAAATATACAAGTCcttgtaaaatttataaattttttgcaCTCCACCAAAATGGAAGACGGATTTTTGTTTTCTTGGTGGATTCACAGTAGATGAACTGCTCGAAGACGTTGGACATGATAAGACAACTGCAGTGGGTTCTAGTTCACAAACCAGGATATCACTACCTCATCAAGAAGTCGAAGAAGAAAAACTGACAGCCGATACTTCAGTTCAGAAACTGATCCTGACAGAAGATGTCTTCCGAATAAAAAACAAAGGGATTATTGTGGGAGCAGAAAATGTTGATAGACCAATCCAATTCGTGAGCAAAACAAGCTTACAGGATGAATTAGAAACAGAGAAACAAGCAGAAAAGAAATTCAGTTATGAGAGTCTTAGTCAGCATTTTGGAAGGCCACTAGACGATGTAGCAAAGAGATTTGGGAGTAAGTTCCCTTCTACCATgcttattttagtttatttgattccaaatttttttcctaaatgaCGTGGCAGACctatgactaattttaattggatggttGTTGTGCGTACAAGATCCCATATTATTATTACTGTGAGTTGAACCAATCAAACATTGTCAACTAGATTTGGAAACACTTTTTGGTACCTAGCATTTCCTTTTTTAAATACAATATCTAATCTCAATTTTCACTATCTTAGTCAGTCGATCTACATTTAAACGCAAATGTAGAGATCTTGGTATCAAAAGATGGCAATATGGAAGGAGAAGTACGGATGACAATGTTTCCTCCAAGCTCAGAGAAAGATTGAATGCCAAGGAACCGAGTAAAAGAAGATATACTTGTTCAGGCATTTCTTCCGTGCAGGATAAATGCCTGAACAAGGTTGCTACTGCAGATAAAAGGCAAGACCCGAAGAAGATGATTGTAGAGGCAACATACTACGATGCTACCATAAGATTTGAACTACCTGGTTTTACAATTGCAGAATTAGAAGATAATATCAACGAGAGGCTGCACTTGGAGAGGCAAAGTTTCGTCATCAAGTATGAAGATGATGAGGGTGACTGG includes:
- the LOC108203139 gene encoding omega-hydroxypalmitate O-feruloyl transferase; protein product: MLLASSAGKSSSDSEYYYLSNLDQNIASIIQTVYCFKPDGDKKNTEGVGLVIRESEMVYKAFNFDQEKLMRLKKLIMEDGTIKNCSTFVALTALVWRARTEALQMKPDQQLKLLFVVDGRSRLVNPPLPKGYFGNGIVLACSVSNAGDLVNKPLC